In the Leptospiraceae bacterium genome, one interval contains:
- a CDS encoding biopolymer transporter ExbD, producing MRRRAKKSQGISLLDMTSFMDIIFILLIFVMLSVSFTKNFQSMELDIPNAKNVSGNTNGDIIVNINSLGEFFLDKDKIEWSLVEKKILSGEWKNKSILLNIEKKTHFEVFIKFADALKSGEIKKMNLGVKE from the coding sequence GTGAGAAGAAGAGCTAAAAAGTCCCAGGGAATCAGTCTTTTAGACATGACGAGCTTTATGGATATTATTTTTATACTTTTGATTTTTGTAATGCTAAGCGTTAGTTTTACGAAAAATTTCCAGTCTATGGAGTTAGATATTCCGAATGCAAAAAATGTATCCGGGAATACAAATGGTGATATAATTGTAAACATCAATTCCTTAGGGGAATTTTTTTTAGATAAAGACAAAATAGAATGGAGCTTAGTTGAAAAAAAGATTTTGTCTGGAGAATGGAAAAATAAATCCATACTGTTAAATATTGAAAAAAAAACCCATTTTGAAGTATTTATAAAATTTGCCGATGCGCTCAAGTCAGGTGAAATTAAAAAAATGAATCTTGGAGTGAAGGAATAA
- a CDS encoding MotA/TolQ/ExbB proton channel family protein, whose product MFPLLCVSILNLSLVIHLFFEFRSIQKDLFLENTDQLRTPFGRSFFKILEDTRDIEKRWEEKFEHLIFSYEKKINWVGSLGGIATLLGLLGTVLGIYSAFQKMRATGQASPEIFAGGISEALLTTIFGLLIAVPSLVFHQYLKGELDEIETESFGIVYRVSREKKS is encoded by the coding sequence ATGTTCCCACTTTTATGCGTATCTATTTTAAATCTTTCTTTGGTGATTCATCTTTTTTTTGAATTTCGCAGTATTCAAAAGGATTTATTTCTAGAGAACACTGATCAATTACGAACACCATTCGGTAGGTCATTTTTTAAGATTTTGGAAGATACAAGAGACATTGAAAAAAGATGGGAAGAAAAGTTTGAGCATTTGATTTTTTCGTATGAAAAAAAGATAAACTGGGTGGGAAGCCTCGGCGGGATTGCCACACTACTTGGGCTACTAGGTACTGTTCTTGGTATTTATTCTGCTTTTCAAAAAATGAGGGCTACAGGTCAAGCTAGTCCTGAAATTTTTGCAGGTGGGATTAGCGAGGCTCTCCTTACTACAATTTTTGGTTTGTTGATTGCTGTGCCTTCATTGGTATTTCATCAATATTTAAAAGGTGAGTTAGATGAGATAGAGACTGAGTCTTTTGGAATAGTGTATAGGGTTTCTCGTGAGAAGAAGAGCTAA
- the queA gene encoding tRNA preQ1(34) S-adenosylmethionine ribosyltransferase-isomerase QueA — MDLSEFDFELDESLIAKYPVKNRDESRLMVVEKKTGKISIEPFFKNIKNYLKPNDLLVFNNTKVSKRRAFLLDEKNKKYEVLFLEKLKDSKSWLCLIKNLKKLPPHLILKSISGDYKFQFVGRKEIYGILEPQDFINEFDFENFGEIPIPPYFKRNSEKSDEKRYQTVFSENLGSVAAPTAGLHFSKELLEDLKKKGVLHTSVELKIGYGTFSPIITEQILNKKLHKETYSISKESAKVFHSIDRTKQKICAVGTTTLRVLETEFLKNKGKFTNGEGETDLFIFPEDSIQSIDSLVTNFHLPKSSLLLLVSAFAGKELILEAYKKAISEKMRFFSYGDSMLIL; from the coding sequence GTGGATCTAAGTGAGTTTGATTTTGAATTAGACGAGTCTCTAATCGCAAAATATCCAGTAAAAAATAGGGATGAAAGTAGGTTGATGGTTGTCGAAAAAAAAACCGGGAAGATTTCTATTGAGCCGTTTTTTAAAAATATAAAAAATTATTTGAAACCGAATGATCTTTTAGTTTTCAATAATACTAAGGTTAGCAAAAGAAGAGCATTTCTATTAGATGAAAAAAATAAAAAATACGAAGTTTTATTTTTAGAGAAGTTGAAAGATTCAAAGTCTTGGCTTTGCCTGATTAAAAATTTAAAAAAACTACCCCCTCACCTCATTCTAAAATCTATTTCTGGTGATTATAAATTCCAATTTGTTGGCAGAAAAGAAATATACGGAATACTTGAACCTCAGGATTTCATAAATGAGTTTGACTTTGAAAATTTTGGAGAAATTCCTATTCCCCCTTATTTCAAAAGAAATTCCGAAAAATCAGACGAAAAAAGATACCAGACAGTCTTTAGTGAAAACCTTGGGTCGGTTGCAGCGCCCACTGCAGGATTACATTTTTCTAAAGAGCTTTTAGAAGACCTTAAAAAAAAAGGGGTACTTCATACCTCTGTAGAGTTAAAAATCGGTTACGGTACATTTAGCCCGATAATCACAGAACAAATTTTAAATAAAAAACTCCACAAAGAAACTTACTCAATTTCAAAAGAATCTGCCAAAGTTTTCCATTCGATTGATAGAACTAAGCAAAAAATCTGTGCAGTTGGAACTACAACACTTCGAGTTTTAGAAACAGAATTTTTAAAAAATAAAGGCAAATTTACTAATGGAGAAGGAGAGACTGATTTATTTATATTCCCAGAGGACTCTATTCAGTCTATTGATTCACTTGTAACAAATTTTCACTTACCTAAAAGTAGTCTACTACTATTAGTGAGTGCATTTGCCGGAAAAGAATTAATCCTCGAAGCATATAAAAAGGCAATTTCAGAAAAAATGAGGTTTTTTTCTTATGGCGACTCCATGTTGATTTTATAA
- a CDS encoding DUF2029 domain-containing protein encodes MLNILRLGKQLFSELNKKDKFFLSFSFLILITTFILGAQKIGLKSDFQDYYKASELFRNSKDIYQLELLKSLKESIKPEDAFKTENLIKLESLKNSVGTYIYPPTFAFLLLSISWLPYTFSSAIFYILNFSFLLISMYWILQITNTKKKYLILFLSIILSFRYLENHFYNNQVAFILLGLILYSIRTKNPYSSGAALSLAIVIKLTPGIFLLYFLFQKDWKKISLTIFFLVLWVLLPFLSGLQYNWSLLTDWIDMVLKNFLQNPEFRAWKNNQSLIATLAKYFLPNGDLQNQTEFGMPFITLSPKFVKIIFYFFALLFFGSGLLKYYKSKVNLSNSQVISLLFILSVIFSGISWIHSFVFLLFPITYGLVNILENTVSLFSKILFWISVTLPILSGRVFVGNFLEDLLLMISVLLYTSTLLYISILSFKKNGN; translated from the coding sequence ATGCTGAATATTTTACGACTGGGAAAACAATTATTTTCTGAATTAAATAAAAAAGATAAATTTTTTCTTTCGTTTAGCTTTTTGATTCTTATCACCACATTTATTTTAGGAGCACAAAAGATCGGCTTAAAATCAGACTTTCAAGATTATTACAAGGCTTCGGAATTATTTAGAAATTCAAAAGATATTTATCAACTCGAATTATTAAAATCTTTGAAAGAATCCATTAAACCAGAAGATGCTTTTAAAACAGAAAACCTGATTAAACTAGAAAGCCTGAAAAATAGCGTAGGAACGTATATCTATCCCCCAACTTTTGCTTTCTTACTTCTTTCTATATCATGGTTGCCATACACTTTCAGTTCTGCAATTTTTTATATTCTGAATTTTTCCTTTTTACTAATCTCGATGTATTGGATTTTGCAAATCACAAACACCAAAAAGAAATATCTAATTCTTTTTCTTTCTATAATTTTGAGTTTCAGGTATTTAGAAAATCATTTTTATAACAATCAAGTTGCTTTTATTTTACTTGGATTGATATTATATTCTATTCGCACTAAAAACCCATACTCCTCCGGGGCAGCGCTTTCTCTTGCAATTGTAATCAAACTTACGCCAGGAATATTTCTATTATATTTTTTATTTCAAAAAGATTGGAAAAAAATTAGTCTGACAATTTTTTTCTTGGTGCTTTGGGTGCTACTTCCTTTTTTATCAGGGCTTCAATACAATTGGAGCTTACTTACTGATTGGATAGACATGGTGTTGAAAAATTTTCTACAAAACCCAGAGTTTAGAGCTTGGAAAAATAACCAATCTCTCATAGCTACCTTAGCAAAATATTTTCTGCCAAACGGAGACTTGCAAAATCAAACTGAATTTGGAATGCCTTTTATAACTTTATCTCCTAAATTTGTAAAAATTATATTCTACTTTTTCGCATTACTCTTTTTTGGATCGGGGCTGTTAAAATACTATAAATCTAAAGTAAATCTCTCAAACTCTCAAGTTATATCTTTGCTGTTTATACTTTCTGTAATATTTAGTGGAATCAGTTGGATTCATTCATTTGTATTTTTACTATTTCCAATAACGTATGGTTTAGTTAATATTTTAGAAAATACTGTCTCCTTATTTTCTAAAATTCTTTTTTGGATTTCTGTAACCCTACCAATCCTAAGCGGTAGAGTGTTTGTCGGAAATTTCTTGGAAGACCTTTTACTGATGATTTCTGTTTTACTTTATACTTCTACACTTTTGTATATCTCTATCTTGAGTTTTAAAAAAAATGGAAACTAA